A genomic window from Populus alba chromosome 19, ASM523922v2, whole genome shotgun sequence includes:
- the LOC140955024 gene encoding probable leucine-rich repeat receptor-like serine/threonine-protein kinase At3g14840: protein MAPALSDILRLTSSLLVLLLLMFCMGAIILEAQDLSLAPDEVEALLEVATQLGKKGWNRNMTLCNDTILPLKLEADNKVVCNCSFPGEPCHVIGIYLKRQDLDGTLPKAIEKLPHLKHLGLWANYLSGNIPPEWANTKLETLSVGVNRLTGKIPSYLGRITTLGYLYAFFY from the exons ATGGCTCCTGCACTCTCTGATATCTTGAGACTCACATCTAGCTTACTTGTGCTTCTGTTACTAATGTTTTGCATGGGAGCAATTATCTTGGAGGCCCAAGATTTGAGCCTTGCTCCTGATGAag TGGAAGCCTTGCTTGAAGTAGCAACACAACTGGGCAAAAAAGGCTGGAATCGCAATATGACACTGTGCAATGATACAATTTTACCTCTAAAGCTAGAAGCTGACAATAAAGTTGTTTGCAATTGCTCATTTCCTGGAGAACCGTGCCACGTTATTGGCAT ATATCTCAAAAGGCAAGATCTTGACGGTACTCTCCCAAAGGCTATCGAGAAACTTCCACACCTTAAACATCT AGGTCTTTGGGCCAACTACCTGAGTGGCAATATACCACCTGAATGGGCTAATACCAAGCTGGAAACATT GTCTGTCGGCGTGAATCGGTTGACAGGAAAAATTCCTAGCTATCTGGGAAGGATTACGACACTTGGTTACCTGTATGCATTTTTCTACTAg
- the LOC118062804 gene encoding uncharacterized protein codes for MGACATKPEVLKEGETPEPAKEEVVVATGDDVQVEDKAVAVDEEEKKVVFEKDIGAAGGDKVEETEIVDDNKRRSLSNLFKENEKGKEPKESDKAPAEQEKPETSETKKPTEPEVPKEEPSTVKEEPVVLIEPKDVNAPVKVETEKVTSEVKPETSETKKPTEPEVPEEESSTVKEEPVVLIEPKDVNAPVKVEAEKVTSEVTPAAAEPKTTETLGEKKT; via the exons ATGGGAGCCTGTGCCACCAAGCCTGAGGTGTTGAAGGAGGGTGAGACTCCTGAGCCTGCCAAGGAGGAAGTTGTGGTGGCAACAGGTGATGATGTTCAGGTTGAAGATAAGGCTGTCGCTGTGgatgaagaggaaaagaaagtcGTTTTTGAGAAAGATATTGGTGCTGCTGGCGGTGATAAGGTGGAGGAGACTGAGATTGTTGATGACAACAAGAGACGATCTCTAAGTAATTTGTTCAAGgag AATGAAAAAGGGAAGGAGCCAAAAGAAAGTGACAAGGCACCAGCAGAACAAGAGAAACCAGAAACTTCAGAAACTAAAAAACCTACTGAGCCAGAAGTGCCTAAAGAAGAACCATCAACAGTGAAGGAAGAACCTGTAGTGCTAATTGAACCAAAAGATGTAAATGCTCCTGTAAAGGTAGAGACAGAAAAAGTAACAAGTGAAGTCAAACCAGAAACTTCAGAAACTAAAAAACCTACTGAGCCAGAAGTGCCTGAAGAAGAATCATCAACAGTGAAGGAAGAACCTGTAGTGCTAATTGAACCAAAAGATGTAAATGCTCCTGTAAAGGTAGAGGCAGAAAAAGTAACAAGTGAAGTCACACCAGCAGCAGCAGAGCCCAAAACTACTGAAACATTGGGGGAGAAAAAAACCTGA
- the LOC118062805 gene encoding uncharacterized protein isoform X1 yields the protein MIMQIPRWRNVILLKDSLVPASSQSITTRNHFASIHSTPVACEKRKSKRVDDKRGSQQPSKDYIKFVRRQKRADEKRALKDFLYNNGPLRTFQHKDPIWSSNAEPPFGSRKRNEKAYARSAKKYHQDRIRSQLRRESSAEDSGDPETVFHATFGNRWYTWSNKSFQGEPSGFEWREPPKWKDQRFKEWDANRETESDNASYSVGSHSDRTILGLPLTGPLKIEDVKNAFRLSALKWHPDKHQGASQPRHCPSISRIWYQILIASLSDDYRAHLYLSFVL from the exons atgatTATGCAAATACCCAGATGGAGAAACGTGATTTTACTCAAGGATTCATTGGTACCAGCTTCATCACAATCAATAACAACAAGGAACCATTTTGCTTCAATTCATTCTACACCTGTTGCATGTGAGAAACGGAAGAGCAAACGGGTTGAT GATAAAAGAGGATCTCAACAGCCATCTAAG GATTACATAAAATTTGTAAGACGCCAAAAACGTGCTGATGAGAAGAGAGCATTGAAAGACTTTCTCTACAATAATGGACCTCTTAGAACATTTCAG caCAAGGACCCGATATGGTCATCCAATGCAGAGCCGCCATTTGGCTCCAGAAAAAGGAATGAAAAGGCTTATGCTCGATCTGCTAAGAAATATCACCAAGACAGGATAAGAA GTCAGCTAAGAAGAGAGAGTTCTGCAGAGGACTCTGGTGATCCTGAGACAGTTTTTCATGCAACATTTGGAAACAGATGGTATACGTGGTCTAATAAGTCTTTCCAAGGAGAACCATCTGGATTTGAGTGGAGAGAGCCTCCAAAGTGGAAGGACCAAAGATTCAAAGAATGGGATGCTAATCGAGAAACAGAGTCTGACAATGCATCGTATTCTGTGGGATCACATTCTGACAGAACAATCCTTGGTCTGCCTCTAACCGGTCCTTTAAAGATTGAAGATGTTAAGAACGC TTTCCGCTTATCAGCTTTAAAATGGCATCCTGATAAGCATCAAGGTGCTTCACAG CCAAGACATTGCCCATCTATAAGCAGGATATGGTATCAAATCCTCATTGCATCACTTTCTGATGATTATAGGGCACACCTGTATCTATCATTTGTCTTATAA
- the LOC118062805 gene encoding uncharacterized protein isoform X2: MIMQIPRWRNVILLKDSLVPASSQSITTRNHFASIHSTPVACEKRKSKRVDDKRGSQQPSKDYIKFVRRQKRADEKRALKDFLYNNGPLRTFQHKDPIWSSNAEPPFGSRKRNEKAYARSAKKYHQDRIRSQLRRESSAEDSGDPETVFHATFGNRWYTWSNKSFQGEPSGFEWREPPKWKDQRFKEWDANRETESDNASYSVGSHSDRTILGLPLTGPLKIEDVKNAFRLSALKWHPDKHQGASQAAAEERFKLCVNAYRSLCDALA; this comes from the exons atgatTATGCAAATACCCAGATGGAGAAACGTGATTTTACTCAAGGATTCATTGGTACCAGCTTCATCACAATCAATAACAACAAGGAACCATTTTGCTTCAATTCATTCTACACCTGTTGCATGTGAGAAACGGAAGAGCAAACGGGTTGAT GATAAAAGAGGATCTCAACAGCCATCTAAG GATTACATAAAATTTGTAAGACGCCAAAAACGTGCTGATGAGAAGAGAGCATTGAAAGACTTTCTCTACAATAATGGACCTCTTAGAACATTTCAG caCAAGGACCCGATATGGTCATCCAATGCAGAGCCGCCATTTGGCTCCAGAAAAAGGAATGAAAAGGCTTATGCTCGATCTGCTAAGAAATATCACCAAGACAGGATAAGAA GTCAGCTAAGAAGAGAGAGTTCTGCAGAGGACTCTGGTGATCCTGAGACAGTTTTTCATGCAACATTTGGAAACAGATGGTATACGTGGTCTAATAAGTCTTTCCAAGGAGAACCATCTGGATTTGAGTGGAGAGAGCCTCCAAAGTGGAAGGACCAAAGATTCAAAGAATGGGATGCTAATCGAGAAACAGAGTCTGACAATGCATCGTATTCTGTGGGATCACATTCTGACAGAACAATCCTTGGTCTGCCTCTAACCGGTCCTTTAAAGATTGAAGATGTTAAGAACGC TTTCCGCTTATCAGCTTTAAAATGGCATCCTGATAAGCATCAAGGTGCTTCACAG GCAGCTGCCGAAGAGAGATTCAAACTTTGTGTTAACGCATACAGATCATTATGTGATGCTCTCGCCTGA